The DNA region TTGGCCAAAGCCTGCAAGGATGCCTTCGCCACCAAGGAGGCGCACGAACAAGCGCGCGGCATCGGCTTCACCGTGATCGCCGGCACGCCGAAGGAATTGGGCGATCGTCTCGCGGCGGAAGTGCCGGCCGTGAAGGCGCTCGTCACGCGCGCCGGGCTCGCTTTGCAATAGCGCCTTTGCGCGCGGACGCTTACCGCTCCGCGCGCTTGTTGCCGCCGTCGAGCTTCTGCGCGAACAAGGCGATGGTCTTGGCGTAGACTTCCGCCTTGTTCCATTCCTTGATGACGGCGAAGTTCGGCTCGCCCGGGCTCCAGCCCTGGCCGCGCTGCCAGCCGTGGCCCTTGAGAAAGTTCGCGGTCGAGGCGAGCACATCCGGCACGCTGCCGATGAGATCGCGGCGGCCGTTGCCGTCGAAGTCGACGGCGTATTTGTAATACGACGACGGCAGGAATTGCGTCTGTCCGATCTCGCCGGCCCATTCGCCGATCATCTGCTCGGCCTTCATGTCGCCGCGGTCGATGATGCGCATCGCGTCGATCAGTTCGCCCTGGAATTTCTCGGTGCGGCGACAATCGTAAGCGAGCGTCGCCACCGAACGCACGACCGAGCGCTTGCCGTGCACCACGCCGTAGTCGGTCTCGAGCCCCCAGATCGCCACGACAACGGCGCCCGGCACGCCGAACTGCTGCTCGACGCGCTTGAGCGTCGCCGCATGCGTTTGCATATGGCGCGCGCCCTTGGTCATGCGATCCTGGCTGATCATGCGGCCGGAGAACTGTTCGAAGGTCTGATTGAAAACGTGCTGCCGGCGGTCGGCGGCCAGCA from Pseudolabrys taiwanensis includes:
- a CDS encoding lytic murein transglycosylase; translated protein: MTIRMLTLATLLTLSAAPAFAAQCNTPGGFPAFLDQIRKEAASKGVSPRGLAALDGLTVDDAVLAADRRQHVFNQTFEQFSGRMISQDRMTKGARHMQTHAATLKRVEQQFGVPGAVVVAIWGLETDYGVVHGKRSVVRSVATLAYDCRRTEKFQGELIDAMRIIDRGDMKAEQMIGEWAGEIGQTQFLPSSYYKYAVDFDGNGRRDLIGSVPDVLASTANFLKGHGWQRGQGWSPGEPNFAVIKEWNKAEVYAKTIALFAQKLDGGNKRAER